In Terriglobales bacterium, the genomic stretch CGATGTCGATACCCGGCCAAATCTTGACTGAGCTACCAACACCGGCCAGCGCGCGCTTGGTTTCGCGCGAAACGTAATTGGAAGAGAGCCCGCGTTTTGGCAACTCGGGCAGGGCAGATTCCTGATAATTCAGTTCGCGGTAGGTCATGTTCAGGACTTCGTCGGGCGAGAAGTCGGCGAACATCGTGCGGCTCACGTTGCGAATGTATCCAGCGAGCCGCGGACCGCCGCAGTTGTTATACATGACTACTTTCAGGAAGTCGGAGTAATGCCGAAACTCACTGTAGTCCTGCTCTGCGCGATAAAACGGGCTGAAGGAATTGTTGTGCCAGATGTGCCAGCCGACTCCGACTGCCTGTGATCTGTCCTTCGTAGTTTCCTTTGCGAGTTTGTAGATGCTCGCGTAAGTGGTTTGAAGGCCGTCGTTCCAGAGTTTTTCCCATGCCAGAATCTCGGGATACTGTACCAGCAGCCGCCAGTAGGAAACAAAATGACCGTCGGCAGGACGCGATCCGGCCCGACTCGCGCGAACTAGGTCCGCGAGCTTTCTGTAACCCTCAACTGCGCGTTGCACATTGATGCCGCGAGCCTTCGCCTCGGAGCGGCAAAAGTCGCAGAAGCAGGTCACCTCCGCCGGATCACCGTTCGCGCCGCCGTGACTCGTGCCGATCGCGTTCCCGAATGGCCCCTGGCGCTCGCTACCCCACATGATTCCGTCGATCGGATAGCTGCGCACGAAGTCTTCGGTTAGTCCACGCCAGAACGCCTGAACTTCAGGATTGTGGAAACACAATGTGGTTGCCTTGTGTCCCGAAAGCGTCACTTCCTGCAAACGCTCGACACCCTCGAGGTCGCGCCGCAAAACGTCCTCGTACCAGCAGATCGTCTTCATGCCGCGCGCGCGAGCTTCGGGGATGACATCGCCGAGCACATCAAAGTTACCGTAGTCGGTCGCCTGAATGTTCCTGAGCGAAGTATCCCTGTAGTACTGCGGATGCACCCGGGCGAAGTTGCCGCCGCGAAAATCGGTGTCGTACTCCTGCTTGCCGTGGTCGGGCAGCGGCTGGCCCGGAACCTGCCGGCCGGCGATGCCACGTCCGTAGCTGAAGGCGGCGATGAAGAGTGTGTTGATGCCGGCATCATGCTGGAAGCGATCAAGAACTGCTGCTACACCTTCGTCAACAAACGACACCGCCCCAACCTGAATCCCAATCATGCGTGCAGGAGCATCCGTCCAAAAGGGAAATGCTGCGCCTGCCCCAGCCGCTGCAGCCAGTTTGCTGAATTCACGCCGAGTGATGTTGGTCATGATTGCTCCTGGTGTTTTTCCTCGGCCTGACTCAGCCGGGCAATCAGTTTAGGTCAATCGATCTGTTTTCCCGGCAGATGAAACGAGAGCTCGATCTCGCGCAGATGCTTCGGTTCATTTACAGTGGTCTTCGCAAAAACAATGACTACTGCAAAGGCACCGAAGGTTGATCTGGTCGGCGTTGGCCTGAATGCTACCGACATGTTGATTGCGCTCGCTGACCATCCTGCTCCTGGTTCCAAGGTAGAGTTTCGTTCTTCGAGCGTGTTGCCTGGAGGGCAGGTGGCAAGCGCGGTGATAGCCTGTCAGCGCTGGGGCCTTCGCGCTCGATATGTGGGCAAGTTGGGCGATGACATCGCTGCACGGATTCATCGCGAAGAATTTGCGCGTGCGGGTGTAGAGACGCAGATCATCGCGGTGCCCGGTTGTGCAAGCCAACAGGCTGTGATCCTGGTGGACAGTCAGGGCGAGCGCACAGTTCTCTGGCGTCGGGATCAGCAGCTCGGTCTGCGTCCTGAAGAGCTCAATCGGGATTGGATCGTGAATGCACGCGCTCTCCACGTAGACGGTTACGATACAGCGGCGGCTACAGTAGCGGCTGGCTGGGCTCGAGCGGCGGGCATTCCTGTGATCGCCGATTTAGACGATACCTATCCTGATGTAGAAGCGCTGCTGGAAAACATCGACTATGCGATCGTCAGCCGGGACGTTCCGGCGCGGCTGCTCGGCGAGGATGACTTGGAAAAGTCGTTGCCGCTGATGCAGCGGCGCTACGGATGTGCTTTGACCGCGGCGACCCTGGGGCAAGAGGGGGTGCTTGCATGGGATGGCAAGCGCTTCCATTACGCCTGCGCCTATCAGGTCGCCGCCGTGGACACCACCGGAGCTGGCGACACCTTTCATGCTGGATTCATCTACGGCCTTCTTCAAGACTGGCCGCTACCACGCAGGCTCGATTTTGCTTGTGCGGCTGCGGCCTTGAACTGCATTGGCATAGGCGCCAGAGGTGGAATTCAGCCAGTCGAGGTAATTGAGAATTTGATGGCGACAGGGGTGCGATATGAGCCTGTGCTCGATTTGGCTAAGTAGTGGCTACCCTAAAGAACTGTCATCCCGAGGCCAGACTTTGGCCGAAGGATCTCCCGGAAATGTTTCGAATTCGTCGCTCTGTCCTGGCTCTTCGGCCAACGACTTCTTGGCCAAAGTGCCGGGACGCAGCAAACTAGCCTAAGCATTCCGGGAGATCCTTCGGCCAAAGTCTGGCCTCAGGATGACAGTTCGTCATGACGGACCGAGCATGAATCCCCCACATTTTGATCACGACGCCATCGCACGCTTCTGCTGCTGATGCACATCTGGCGTTCTCACATGCTCCGGGCGCGCACCCATACCGATCGCGCGGGCTGGAATGCGTTGTAGTACCGTCCAGCGTTGCATGAGTTTCATAATGGAAGGGACTTCTAGCGGCTTGTCTGCCTCGAGAACTCTGCTGATGATTCGATCCTGCGCAAATATCTGAACTCGCTGCGTGACCCGAGTTGGGAATTCACGCCTGTCTTGTACCAGTTGAAGAAATGGCGTGAGCGATTGCCCAGATGCTAATGGCGATGCAAGGATGTTTGCTGCGGCAACCGCGTCTTGCACTGCGAGGTTGATCCCTACGCCTCCGATGGGAGACATAGCATGGGCTGCATCTCCAATGCATAGAAGCCCCGGCTTGTGCCACTTTTCCAGGCGATCAACTTTCACGGTGAGCAAACTTACGTCGCTCCAGTCTCTTAATTCCGCAACGCGGTTGCGCAAGTAGGGAACAAGCCGTGCGATCTCTTCGCGAAAGTTTTCGACCCCGCGCGCTTTAAGCGGCTCAGCGCTGCCTTTGGGTATCACGAACGCGCACTGCCAATACTCGTCGCGATTGATCATGACCATGATTCGTCCGCGATCGATACGCCCCAGCGACTGTCCAGGATCGCTCTCCTGCCGCGAAAGACGCAGCCATAGAACGTCCATCGGTGCGCCTTTGTCGAGAACCTTGAGTCCAGCCTTTTCGCGCACGGTCGAGTGCCGTCCATCAGTGCCGATCACCAGATCGGAGTGCACGAGCAACTCGCCGCTCGGAGTTTTCGCACGCACACCAGTGACCGCACCATTTTCCTGGAGCAGGTCCACAGCTTCCGTCTGCATACGAAGCTGGAACTCGGGATACGTGCCTCCGCGTTCAGCAAGAAAGTTGAGGAAGTGCCACTGTGGCATGAAAGCGATGAACTTTGCATGTGTAGGGAGATGAGAGAAGTCGGCGACTGAAACGTACGTACCGCCGATCTGTGCACCAAGCCGTGGGAGCTTCTGATGAGGCCGCTGCAGAAAGTCTTCCAGAATGCCGAGTTCGTACATGAGTTCGAGCGTCGAGGGATGCACAGTGTCTCCGCGAAAGTCGCGGAGAAAGTCGGCGTGCTTCTCCAGTACAAGAACCTCAACGCCAGCCCGGGCAAGTAGGAAGCCAGCCATCATGCCGGCCGGTCCACCGCCCACGATGCAGCAACGCACCTTTATCTCTTGCATGGAATTATCTCGTTATTTGGATGATCCGAAGGATACGCCTTGTGCGGAACTTGTTGAGTCTCTGGCAATTTGTGCTGCCTTGAGGTTCAATACTCCCATCGAGGAATCCAGGATGAGACGAATTTCTCTTCTCCTTGCTCTCATTTTTTGTGCAGTTGCGTGGCTGGCAGGTGAATCTCCCGCACCTCGCGCCGTCGAACTCACGGCAGCAGACGGAACTAAACTGCGGGCTACGTATTACTCGGCGGGAAAAGCTGGACCAGGTGTGATGTTGTTTCATCAATGCAATCGCGATCGCAAGATGTGGGAAGAGCTGGCTCCAAATCTGACTAATTTGGGAATCAACGTCCTGACACTCGATTTGCGCGGCTACGGTGAGAGCGAAGGCACGTCAGCATTCAAGCTGTCAGCAGAGGAAAGCCGAAAGATGATCGTGGACACCTGGCCAGCGGACGTCGACAAGGCTTATGCGTATCTGACAGCGCAACCTGAGGTGAAGAAGGAATTAATCGGCGCTGCGGGAGCGAGTTGCGGCGTGAACCAGTCGGTTCAGTTGGCGAGGCGTCATCCGCAAGTGAAGTCCCTCGTGCTGCTCTCCGGAGACACTAACAGGCAGGGTCGCATTTTTCTGCAGAATTCCTCGCAGATTCCTATATTTGGTGCTGCGGCCGACGACGACAATGGCGCAGTTGAGGTCCTGCAGTGGATCGTCGCCTACTCCCGCAATCCTGGGAATCAGTTTTACCGCTATGCGAACGGCGGACACGGGATTGAGATGTTTGCTCCGCACCCGGAGCTAACTACGCTGATCGTAAATTGGTTCGACACCACACTCCTGAAGACTCCCGGACACGCTCCGGTGAACGCAGCGCATTCGGTTCCCAAGCAAAACATCCTGGTGACTATCGATGAACCTGGCGGAGCAGCCAAGGCTTCCGCAATCCTTGCCGACGCGCGCAAGCGTGATCCCAACGCAAGACCGTTCACAGAAGGGATCGTGAACCTGATCGGCTACGAGCATCTGCAGGAGGGCGACAAGAAGGGCGCAATAGAGATCTTCAAGCTGAACACAGTGGCGTATCCAAATTCTCCGAACACGTACGACAGCCTATCGGATGCATATGTTGCCGACGGTCAGTCCGATCAGGCGATCCAGAACGCGGAGAAGGCGCTCAAGGTGCTCGAGTCTGACACTGCCATTCCTGAGGCTCGTCGTAAGGCGATTCGTGAAAGTGCTGAGCAAAAGCTCAAGCAATTGAAATCCGGAAATACGTAGAGCTCACATCAGGATGCGACGATTGGGCGCTCAGCGCACTCAGATGCGAATATGAGTTGTGCCCAATCTAGCCTCTCCCTCTCTCAGTTTGTCGGCTGCCGCCTCCTGGGGCGCGGCTGATTTCAGCGGCGGCCTTGCTACCAAGCGATCAAACGTCTTTGGCGTGGTAGTGGTCGCGCATGGCATTGGCCTGCTCATGATGCTCGCGCTCGCCCTTCTGGTGCGCGAGCCCCTGCCCCCTCGCTCATCTCTATTGTGGGGCCTGGCTGCCGGTTCAGTCGGTGGTGCTGGGCTCGCTTGTCTTTACAAGGCTCTGGCGGTGGGCAAGATGGGATTGACGGCGCCTCTCTCTGCGGTGATTTCCGCGCTGGTTCCAATAATGTTCAGCTTCAGCTCTGCTGGACTGCCGCATGGAGTGCAGTTGTTCGGATTTGGTTTGGCGATTGTAAGCATCTGGCTGATTGCGCAAAGTGGATCTGCCGGAGAAACCGAGGGACTTGGCCTTGCAGTCGCAGCGGGCTTTGGGCTCGGCGGATTCCTGCTATTCATCAAGTTCGCGGGAACGCAGGCAGTGTTCTGGCCGCTGGTTGCAGCGCGCGCTGCGTCATTTCTGCTGATGTGCGGGATTCTCATCGGAGCCCGACCCTCGAATCCATCTCAATCGTGGAAGCCCGCTCCGGGAACCTTCCGCTATGTTTTGTTAGCTGGCATTCTGGACTCCGGAGCCAATGCGCTCTATGTTGCCGCCACGCAGCGCGGACGACTGGACGTGGCCGCGGTGTTGTCGTCGCTATATCCCGCAAGCACGGTGATTCTGGCGCGAATATTTTTGAAGGAGCGTTGGTCGCGAATTCAGACTGCGGGCATGATTGCTGCGCTGGTTGCAGTCGGCATGGTTAGTGCGTAGGTACGATCCGGCGTTTTCCCGTCAACGGGGACTATCGGGCAAGAAAAAAGGCCTGCCTTGCGGCAGGCCAGCAGTTCGCGCAGCCTCCAGGTTGCGTGCTTCCCAATAACGGATTCGAGAGGTCTGAGCACTGTCCGGGTGCTATGCCGTGTGCTTCACCTTGTGCAGATCGCCGTCAGCAAAGGCAGTGTGGGCGGTACAGAGCGTCAAGAGTATGCGAGTCAGTCCGACTTGGCGCAGCTGCATCTCGGAGCAAAGGTCGACCCGGGGCTTAAACTCAAAAGCATGGAACTGCGCGGATCCATTTCGATTCTTTCGCTCTTCGACGTATGTGAAGAGATTCGGCTGAAGGACCTGCCGCCGTTTATCCAGGGCAAGGCGGTCACGCCGAGTTTCAAGCACACCGCGCCGGAGTACGTGCGATTTGAGCGGCCGCCAGTGGTCGAGGCAATCGAGCCGGTTGTAATCCAGAGCGGCGAGCGTTTTGATGCCACCCTGCAGTACTACGATTATGGAGTCATAAGCCTGCTGTTGCGCTTTCCTTTTGCGTGCGACTGGAAGGGACTGCAGGAACTCGCCGCTCGCTGGGTTTCCGGTACTACCTTCGATGAGCTGGCCCGGCGGATTGTCCGGGAGAAAGTTGCGGTGATGCGTCCGGCACTGGTCCGTCCGTATGAGAGCTGGTTGGACGAAGACTATTCCATCTTTCACGTGCTGTCCGATCCCGGAATGGAATCGACTAAGGTGATCGCAAAGCACGGCCAGGAGATTGCACAGATTGTCCGTGGAGAGACTGGCATGCTGTCAGACAGCGAGCGCGCCGAGGTGATGCAGGCGAGCATGTCGTACTATCCGTACGATCTTACAGTCGTCGGTTGGAACGCTGCATTCGTGCTCGACACAGAGCAAGGCGGTGAGGCGACACGGTTGCTGCTCGAGTATGCGAACTCGCAGTTACTGCAGTTTCGCCACTACGACGAGCTGCTCACCCGCGAACTGCGCGAGGTCTATCGTTTTATCCAACGCCGGGCGGGTGTCTTCGCGGGGTGGAGAATGCGTCCGGCGGCAACGCGGCTGCGGACCATCGTGCTGGAAGTTACCGAGCTAACTGAGCGTACGACGGCGGCGCTCAAGTTTGTGGGCGACATGTTTACCGCGCGCCTCTACAAAATGTGCGTCGCAAGGATCGGTGTAAGTGACTTTCAGGCGCTGGTTGCGGACAAGTTAAGAACTGCCGAGGAGCTCTACTCAGTGATGATCGATCAGTTTCAGCAGTCGCGCGGATTCGTGCTCGAACTGATGGTGGTAATTATTTTGATTATTGAATTGGCTTTTGTCTTCCGAGGGAAGTAAGCAATCTAGCTACGAAATGCCCGCTGGTGACGCATAGTGCGGCCTTCCACAAGATGGCAGACCTCCTCGGCCAGGTTCTTGGCGTGGTCCCCGGCGCGCTCGAGCGCTTGTGCCATCAGAAAGATCTCTAAACTAAGAGCAACATCGATCGTCTTCCGGCTTACTTGTCGCGAGTAGATCCGCGTGCGCAACGTGTCCATCTCGCCATCCAACTTGTGAGCAGCTAGTGCGGGTTGGATGTCGCGATTGGCGTTAGCCTCATGAACCAGCGTCAGCATACGCTCGAGAGTGCGGCACATGTCGTGCAGATCGGCGCGGTCTTGCACGGAAAGTTGACTGCCATACGCGCGAGCGCGTCCAACGATCGTGAGCACAAGGTCGCCGATACGTTCCAAATCGAGCACGAACTTCAAGCAGGCAAGCAGTTCTTTCACGCGCTTCGGAGTGGCGGAAGTAAGCTCTCCGGCAATACGCTCGTCAACGTAGCGATCGATCTCGTCCAGCTCCGCTTCGCACTCCTTCACGGTGACGAACGCCAGGGACGATGAATTCGCCAGGCCTTCGGCAACATTCATTACCGCATCGCGCGCCACCAGGCAGGCATGCGAGCCCAGGCGGAGAAGGTCGGGATCGCGGCGTAGGTCGGGCGCAACTGAGGGCTCCGTTCTGGGACGGACAGAAGCCTTGGCCGGCCGGCTCGACGACGTGCCTGTCCTCTTTGGCGTAGCGGGCATTTCCATTCTTGTACAACAGAATCATTACAGCGGCGTGAAAACCCTGGAGCAGCGTACCGCCGATGCCACTGCATAGAGACATGGTTTGCCAAAGATCCAAAAGCCAGAACACGGATGGAACGGATCAAACGGATTGGGCGGATACTGCCAGGTCTGGTGATTGCGTGATCGGGTTGACTGGGTGATTTTCAATCGCGAAATCAAGAGGTCCTGAATTCTGCTCATCCGTTTGATCCGTTCCATCCGTGTTCTGGCTTTTGGACA encodes the following:
- a CDS encoding PfkB family carbohydrate kinase — encoded protein: MTTAKAPKVDLVGVGLNATDMLIALADHPAPGSKVEFRSSSVLPGGQVASAVIACQRWGLRARYVGKLGDDIAARIHREEFARAGVETQIIAVPGCASQQAVILVDSQGERTVLWRRDQQLGLRPEELNRDWIVNARALHVDGYDTAAATVAAGWARAAGIPVIADLDDTYPDVEALLENIDYAIVSRDVPARLLGEDDLEKSLPLMQRRYGCALTAATLGQEGVLAWDGKRFHYACAYQVAAVDTTGAGDTFHAGFIYGLLQDWPLPRRLDFACAAAALNCIGIGARGGIQPVEVIENLMATGVRYEPVLDLAK
- a CDS encoding FAD-dependent oxidoreductase, with the protein product MQEIKVRCCIVGGGPAGMMAGFLLARAGVEVLVLEKHADFLRDFRGDTVHPSTLELMYELGILEDFLQRPHQKLPRLGAQIGGTYVSVADFSHLPTHAKFIAFMPQWHFLNFLAERGGTYPEFQLRMQTEAVDLLQENGAVTGVRAKTPSGELLVHSDLVIGTDGRHSTVREKAGLKVLDKGAPMDVLWLRLSRQESDPGQSLGRIDRGRIMVMINRDEYWQCAFVIPKGSAEPLKARGVENFREEIARLVPYLRNRVAELRDWSDVSLLTVKVDRLEKWHKPGLLCIGDAAHAMSPIGGVGINLAVQDAVAAANILASPLASGQSLTPFLQLVQDRREFPTRVTQRVQIFAQDRIISRVLEADKPLEVPSIMKLMQRWTVLQRIPARAIGMGARPEHVRTPDVHQQQKRAMAS
- a CDS encoding alpha/beta fold hydrolase; translation: MRRISLLLALIFCAVAWLAGESPAPRAVELTAADGTKLRATYYSAGKAGPGVMLFHQCNRDRKMWEELAPNLTNLGINVLTLDLRGYGESEGTSAFKLSAEESRKMIVDTWPADVDKAYAYLTAQPEVKKELIGAAGASCGVNQSVQLARRHPQVKSLVLLSGDTNRQGRIFLQNSSQIPIFGAAADDDNGAVEVLQWIVAYSRNPGNQFYRYANGGHGIEMFAPHPELTTLIVNWFDTTLLKTPGHAPVNAAHSVPKQNILVTIDEPGGAAKASAILADARKRDPNARPFTEGIVNLIGYEHLQEGDKKGAIEIFKLNTVAYPNSPNTYDSLSDAYVADGQSDQAIQNAEKALKVLESDTAIPEARRKAIRESAEQKLKQLKSGNT
- a CDS encoding EamA family transporter, whose amino-acid sequence is MPNLASPSLSLSAAASWGAADFSGGLATKRSNVFGVVVVAHGIGLLMMLALALLVREPLPPRSSLLWGLAAGSVGGAGLACLYKALAVGKMGLTAPLSAVISALVPIMFSFSSAGLPHGVQLFGFGLAIVSIWLIAQSGSAGETEGLGLAVAAGFGLGGFLLFIKFAGTQAVFWPLVAARAASFLLMCGILIGARPSNPSQSWKPAPGTFRYVLLAGILDSGANALYVAATQRGRLDVAAVLSSLYPASTVILARIFLKERWSRIQTAGMIAALVAVGMVSA
- a CDS encoding PhoU domain-containing protein, giving the protein MPATPKRTGTSSSRPAKASVRPRTEPSVAPDLRRDPDLLRLGSHACLVARDAVMNVAEGLANSSSLAFVTVKECEAELDEIDRYVDERIAGELTSATPKRVKELLACLKFVLDLERIGDLVLTIVGRARAYGSQLSVQDRADLHDMCRTLERMLTLVHEANANRDIQPALAAHKLDGEMDTLRTRIYSRQVSRKTIDVALSLEIFLMAQALERAGDHAKNLAEEVCHLVEGRTMRHQRAFRS